The sequence TTGAGGAGTTGCAATTACATGACAAGGGAGTAGTAGTTAGCTAGTCACTCATTGATTGAATGTGAGCTTTAATTCTAGTAAATTCCAAATCACAAAGAGAAATAACAATGCAAAATTAGGTTAGAGAAGTTTCCGGATATCTGTCAAGGTATGCATAATCATAAGCTTTTTGTGCACGCAAATGGAGAGGGAAAGCATACCTCAAACCCTCTATAGTATTTTCCATCACCCAGTAGTTGAAAATGAACTTTCCTTCTAGCTGGCTTGTCAAGAAAAGTGCAAACCGATACAGAACTTGCTCCTTTGGATTCCAAGTGTGAAATGAGGCTAGATAAAGTGCTTCCTGTATCCACAATGTCTTCAACCTAATACAACCTCATCAGCAATCATATATCATCAAAAAACATAACAACACTCCAAAAGCAGTaacaatcaaaataataaaaaggtacattaaaaaattttaaacagAAATAAGACTTGATTTTAGACAATACAAACTGTTGGCAGAATCTTAGGGTGTGTTGGGACTACTGTTGGGTGTTGAAAGAAAgaagtttgaaattttttaatttaatataaatttttttaaaattttttataatcttgCTGTTATCAAAGATGCACGAAAATTTACCTTCGTTTtggaaaaattatattcaaaactcaaaaaatagtataaagtaaaaattgatGTTGGAAAAGCCTTAATCTTTTAGCTTTTAGCCTTAATCACCACCTCTAATTACAACACTATCCTTAAATTAGTATTCTTTTTCCATTGCCATGTCAAACCAAAGCATGAATTCCAACacaaattttatcaattaaattacaaGAATCTGAAGCAAAAATGGCCAAAAGGTAAGTGGGTATTACCAGAATGACGTGTTTGGCGTTCACATCGAGCTTTAAGTCCATGGAAATGGAAGGGGAACCGGAGGACTCGGTGCCAGAACCGTAGGATTCGGCGCGAACGAAATCAACGGAGACAGGCAACTGAATTTGCCTGACTAAGTCAGCCAGGAACAAGAAAGCGCCAGTAGCTACGCCAACTATGATAGGGGGAGGTGAAATGGAAGCAAAATCGTTAGAGATTTGAGAGGCAAGTTCTGTCACTCTTTTTGAGATTTGGAACTTCGTCCATAGCACTTTCTCTATGTGCGAGTCCATTGCCATTCACACAGAGACAGAGCGCTAAGGACTGTAACTATCACAACACACCCCTCGAGCAAATGGCCTTCTGTCGAAGGGTTTATATGCATAGGTACATGCTTAGACCTGCCGGTTCCAACTTTAAACTGGACCCAAAGCGAACGTATCAAATCCAAAACCCTCCAGCTTGTGatggatttaattaaattagagggtgtgattaatttaatttttcttagaaaagttatagttttcatattttttaattttaaaatttaattcctTTCGCTATATAAACCAAAACCCAATTGGAATCCAATTGTAACAAACTTGAACTATAAACCGATCCTGAACCATTATTAACTTTTTGACTATGAACTGCACTTTTTATATGCGAACCGGTTTAACCTTTTCCATAAACCTTAAACTGATGGTCCAAAACCGGTCCCATACTGATTCAAGCCTATGCCTAGGTCTAGGTATGTTAGTGGCTTGGGCTTATACAATAATAAGGTTaggttcatatatatatatatatatataatgctCAAGACTGGAATGTATCTAAAGcaataattgtatttattatttgaatgtCTAAATGTTAACCATTCATAGATTGTGGTTTTCTATTAGTATGAAAGCTTTCAAATCTAGAAAATCTTACTCAACATCGTATAGATAAGATGACAAAGCTCACATTATAACTCTTAAAAAAATGTTTTACtatttgtattaataaaaagaatataaaagaatatttaatttaatttgaaagcttccaaaaataataattcacaGTCATCAATCTACATGAATAATCTTCTAAATAATGTTCCCCTGATAG is a genomic window of Ricinus communis isolate WT05 ecotype wild-type chromosome 2, ASM1957865v1, whole genome shotgun sequence containing:
- the LOC8281394 gene encoding hypoxanthine-guanine phosphoribosyltransferase; its protein translation is MAMDSHIEKVLWTKFQISKRVTELASQISNDFASISPPPIIVGVATGAFLFLADLVRQIQLPVSVDFVRAESYGSGTESSGSPSISMDLKLDVNAKHVILVEDIVDTGSTLSSLISHLESKGASSVSVCTFLDKPARRKVHFQLLGDGKYYRGFECPDYFVVGYGMDFAELYRNLPYVGVLKPEYYQ